A stretch of the Dechloromonas sp. TW-R-39-2 genome encodes the following:
- a CDS encoding ferredoxin, with protein sequence MSQVAKPKFREYSRHLLVCTGERCTLNGEGQALFDSLQHKLRTAGLGVDAGPLRVKRTRTGCVAACKGGPILGVQPDGTWYYNVTDENMDRIIESHLKNGKVVDELVFHQGKPSCTEEASG encoded by the coding sequence ATGAGCCAGGTCGCCAAGCCGAAATTCCGCGAATACAGCCGCCACCTGCTGGTGTGCACCGGCGAACGGTGCACACTGAACGGCGAAGGACAGGCGCTGTTTGACAGCCTGCAGCACAAACTACGCACCGCCGGGCTAGGCGTCGATGCCGGCCCGCTGCGCGTCAAGCGAACGCGGACTGGCTGCGTCGCAGCCTGCAAAGGCGGCCCGATTCTCGGCGTCCAACCGGACGGAACCTGGTATTACAACGTGACCGACGAAAATATGGACCGGATCATCGAGTCGCATCTGAAGAACGGCAAAGTCGTCGATGAACTGGTTTTCCATCAAGGAAAACCGAGCTGCACGGAAGAAGCTTCCGGCTAG
- a CDS encoding cobalamin biosynthesis central domain-containing protein, translated as MKIAVVSITKHGIALAGQVLAALPGAQLFCPEKFRADAETAAPGAFHCYTGKVGDQVPALFAAFDGIVCIVSLGAVVRLIAPHLKNKETDPAVVVIDEAGKFVIPMLSGHLGGANSLAGHLATALGATPVLTTASDARQTLAVDLLGRELGWTFEATHDEIVRCSAAVVNDEAVALVQESGSEDWWTHHANGRSGPLAANIQRFSRIEEIDPEHFAAVLWISQRALPAEFAARLAGKRVIYRPADRA; from the coding sequence ATGAAAATTGCCGTCGTCTCCATCACCAAACATGGCATCGCACTGGCCGGCCAGGTGCTTGCCGCCCTGCCTGGCGCTCAACTTTTCTGCCCTGAAAAATTTCGGGCTGATGCAGAAACCGCTGCGCCCGGTGCCTTCCATTGCTACACCGGCAAGGTCGGCGACCAGGTGCCAGCCTTGTTCGCCGCCTTCGACGGGATTGTCTGCATCGTCTCGCTCGGTGCGGTTGTCCGGCTGATTGCCCCGCACCTGAAAAACAAGGAAACCGACCCCGCGGTCGTCGTCATCGACGAAGCCGGCAAGTTCGTCATCCCGATGCTTTCCGGCCATCTCGGCGGTGCCAATTCACTGGCCGGCCATCTCGCCACCGCCCTCGGCGCGACGCCGGTCTTGACCACGGCATCCGATGCGCGCCAGACGCTGGCCGTCGACCTGCTCGGCCGCGAACTGGGCTGGACTTTTGAAGCAACGCACGACGAAATCGTCCGTTGCAGCGCCGCCGTGGTCAATGACGAGGCGGTTGCGTTGGTCCAGGAAAGCGGCAGCGAAGACTGGTGGACGCATCACGCCAATGGCCGAAGTGGGCCGCTGGCAGCCAATATCCAGCGTTTCAGCCGGATCGAGGAGATTGATCCCGAGCATTTTGCCGCCGTCCTGTGGATCAGCCAGCGCGCCCTGCCGGCCGAGTTCGCTGCCCGCCTGGCCGGCAAGCGGGTGATTTACCGGCCGGCCGACAGGGCATGA
- a CDS encoding cobalamin biosynthesis protein, whose amino-acid sequence MKITLGLGCDRNTPATTIEQCIAEALALCGRSFSDVWAAASIDLKANETGLLHVIETHRWPCLFYPAVALAAVDVPNPSETVRQYTGTPSVSEAAALLAANADAAHLIIEKHKLRGPDGRNATVSIARIPQ is encoded by the coding sequence ATGAAAATCACCCTCGGCCTCGGCTGCGACCGGAACACCCCGGCCACGACCATCGAGCAATGCATCGCCGAGGCGCTGGCACTGTGCGGCCGCAGTTTCAGCGATGTCTGGGCAGCGGCCAGCATTGACCTGAAAGCCAATGAAACCGGCTTGCTCCACGTCATCGAGACGCACCGCTGGCCCTGCCTGTTTTACCCGGCCGTGGCCCTTGCTGCGGTCGACGTGCCGAATCCGTCGGAAACCGTGCGCCAGTACACCGGCACACCATCGGTCTCGGAAGCCGCGGCGCTGCTCGCCGCCAATGCCGATGCCGCTCATTTGATCATCGAAAAACACAAGTTGCGCGGCCCGGACGGGCGCAACGCCACTGTCTCCATTGCAAGGATTCCACAATGA
- the cobJ gene encoding precorrin-3B C(17)-methyltransferase — MNAPETLAPATVKTGKIMLVGLGPGSNDHLTARARAAIAEADTIIGYVTYIRLVADLVVGKEVIKKSMTEELDRAIESLDRARQGKKVALISSGDAGVYGMAGPTFEVLFQAGWTPDSDIEVEIVPGASALNTCAALVGAPLTHDFCAISLSDLLTPWPTIARRLDAVAYADFVVALYNPKSGRRTQQIVEAQRLFLRHRDPQTPVAIVKSGYRPKQRIEFTTLEKMNECDIGMLSTVLIGNSNTFVKHGLMVTPRGYANKYAVEDGERNTHDGEQAGRSLSTGLNGWMAAIQASGKSAAELAVEYRLPEDYIAAVLISDVPEEGEANEIEA, encoded by the coding sequence ATGAACGCACCAGAAACCCTCGCCCCCGCCACCGTGAAGACCGGGAAAATCATGCTCGTCGGTCTCGGCCCGGGCAGCAACGATCACCTGACCGCCCGCGCCCGCGCCGCCATTGCCGAAGCCGACACGATCATCGGCTACGTCACCTATATCCGCCTGGTGGCCGATCTCGTCGTCGGCAAGGAAGTGATCAAGAAATCGATGACCGAGGAACTCGATCGCGCCATCGAGTCGCTCGACCGCGCCCGCCAGGGCAAGAAAGTGGCCTTGATTTCCTCCGGCGATGCCGGCGTTTACGGCATGGCCGGGCCGACCTTTGAAGTGCTGTTCCAGGCCGGATGGACGCCGGACTCGGACATCGAGGTCGAGATCGTGCCGGGCGCCTCGGCGCTCAACACCTGCGCTGCACTGGTCGGTGCGCCGCTGACCCACGATTTCTGCGCCATTTCACTGTCCGATCTGCTGACCCCATGGCCGACCATCGCCCGCCGGCTCGACGCCGTGGCCTACGCCGACTTCGTCGTCGCGCTGTACAACCCGAAGAGCGGCCGCCGCACCCAGCAGATCGTCGAAGCCCAGCGCCTCTTCCTGCGCCACCGCGATCCGCAAACGCCCGTCGCCATCGTTAAATCCGGCTACCGCCCGAAGCAGCGTATCGAATTCACCACGCTGGAGAAGATGAACGAGTGCGATATCGGGATGTTGTCGACCGTGCTGATCGGCAACTCCAATACTTTCGTCAAGCACGGCCTGATGGTCACCCCGCGCGGCTACGCCAACAAGTACGCCGTTGAAGACGGCGAGCGCAACACGCACGACGGCGAACAGGCCGGCCGCTCGCTGTCCACCGGCCTGAACGGCTGGATGGCGGCGATTCAGGCAAGCGGCAAGAGCGCCGCCGAACTGGCCGTCGAGTACCGTCTGCCGGAGGATTACATCGCTGCCGTATTAATCAGCGACGTGCCGGAAGAAGGCGAGGCCAACGAGATCGAAGCATGA
- a CDS encoding cobalt-precorrin-5B (C(1))-methyltransferase has protein sequence MPPEIIPVDNPAPAETKTKVRKGDAKRERGNRTGFTTGACSAAAARAATLGLLNSEVAETVVCRLPNGSEVSFAVIDGYVEEVAGLAHAVIVKDAGDDPDATHGAHMTADVRLLRHRAGEIVLKGGFGVGVVTKDGLGLEVGGPAINPVPRRNIVDNVRAVAGELLDHDGLEVTISVPGGDEMAKKTLNARLGILGGISILGTTGIVRPYSTAAFRASVVQAVDVAARQGQTSVIFTTGGRTEKFAMKQLPELDESCFVQMGDFVKAAFSSAVKREFPKVYVGAMVGKLTKMCQGLAVTHAWKAEVDRDILAESAQEVGAPPDLVEEIRAAETARFAAEKLAGMGLTVAFHQQLAKKAIRSLKKHYPGNYHLAVLVCDFEGQFICRVDEEEA, from the coding sequence ATGCCTCCGGAAATCATCCCCGTCGACAATCCCGCGCCGGCTGAAACCAAAACCAAGGTCCGCAAGGGTGACGCCAAGCGCGAACGCGGCAACCGCACCGGTTTCACCACCGGCGCCTGCTCGGCCGCCGCAGCCCGCGCGGCGACACTCGGCCTGCTCAACAGCGAAGTCGCCGAAACGGTGGTCTGTCGCCTGCCGAATGGCAGCGAAGTAAGCTTTGCCGTGATCGACGGTTATGTCGAAGAAGTGGCCGGACTGGCCCACGCCGTGATCGTCAAGGATGCCGGCGACGACCCCGACGCGACGCATGGCGCCCACATGACGGCCGATGTCCGCCTGCTCAGGCATCGCGCCGGCGAAATCGTCCTCAAGGGCGGCTTCGGCGTCGGCGTCGTCACCAAGGACGGTCTCGGGCTGGAAGTCGGCGGCCCGGCGATCAACCCGGTGCCGCGCCGCAACATCGTCGACAACGTGCGGGCGGTGGCCGGTGAGTTGCTCGATCACGACGGGCTGGAAGTCACCATTTCTGTCCCCGGGGGCGACGAGATGGCGAAAAAAACGCTCAACGCCCGACTCGGCATCCTCGGTGGCATCTCGATTCTCGGCACGACCGGCATCGTTCGCCCCTATTCGACCGCCGCCTTTCGGGCCAGTGTCGTGCAGGCGGTCGATGTGGCAGCCCGCCAAGGCCAGACCAGCGTGATCTTCACGACTGGCGGACGGACCGAAAAATTCGCCATGAAGCAATTGCCGGAACTCGATGAATCCTGCTTTGTGCAGATGGGCGATTTCGTCAAAGCGGCATTCAGCAGTGCGGTAAAGCGCGAATTCCCCAAGGTGTACGTCGGGGCAATGGTCGGCAAACTGACCAAGATGTGCCAGGGTCTTGCCGTCACCCATGCCTGGAAAGCCGAAGTCGACCGCGACATTCTCGCCGAATCGGCCCAGGAAGTCGGCGCGCCGCCCGATCTGGTCGAAGAAATCCGCGCCGCCGAAACAGCCCGCTTTGCCGCCGAAAAGCTCGCTGGAATGGGGTTGACCGTGGCATTCCACCAACAACTGGCCAAGAAGGCCATCCGCAGCCTGAAAAAACACTACCCCGGCAATTACCACCTCGCCGTGCTGGTTTGCGATTTCGAAGGCCAGTTCATTTGTCGCGTCGATGAAGAGGAAGCATGA
- the cobI gene encoding precorrin-2 C(20)-methyltransferase, whose product MIEPKTYGKLIGASLGPGDPELITRRAWRALQSGARWLYPVKKAEESSYALSIVERGGIAVPGDAVELVFPMTRDAEILAKAWSRAAVQTVELLAEGRDLVFLVEGDASTFATFGHLARVVRELVPEVEVETIPGVSSFAAAAASTGTVLAEEDETFAIIPAAYGVEVIDHLLDEFDTLALLKVKPLVDEVIELLERRELLATSVFIEKVGSPDERVIRDIASLKGEKVNYLSLMLVQNPKRVRGELRRGCRKRKDAAAVDA is encoded by the coding sequence ATGATTGAACCCAAAACCTACGGCAAACTGATCGGCGCCTCGCTCGGCCCCGGCGATCCCGAACTGATCACCCGCCGCGCCTGGCGCGCACTGCAATCGGGCGCGCGCTGGCTGTATCCGGTCAAGAAGGCTGAGGAATCCTCCTACGCGCTGTCCATCGTCGAACGCGGCGGGATTGCCGTGCCGGGCGATGCCGTCGAACTGGTTTTTCCGATGACGCGCGATGCCGAAATCCTCGCCAAGGCCTGGAGCCGCGCCGCCGTTCAAACGGTCGAACTGCTCGCCGAGGGCCGCGACCTGGTTTTCCTGGTCGAAGGCGATGCCTCGACCTTCGCCACCTTCGGCCATCTCGCCCGCGTTGTCCGTGAGCTGGTGCCGGAAGTTGAAGTCGAGACGATTCCCGGCGTTTCCTCCTTCGCCGCCGCAGCCGCCAGCACCGGTACCGTGCTCGCCGAGGAAGACGAAACCTTCGCCATCATCCCGGCCGCCTACGGCGTCGAGGTGATTGACCATCTGCTCGACGAGTTCGACACGCTGGCCCTGCTCAAGGTCAAGCCGCTGGTCGACGAGGTCATCGAACTGCTCGAACGCCGCGAGCTGCTGGCCACCTCGGTGTTCATCGAAAAGGTCGGCTCGCCGGACGAGCGCGTGATCCGCGACATCGCCAGCCTGAAGGGCGAAAAGGTCAATTACCTGTCGCTGATGCTGGTCCAGAACCCGAAACGCGTACGCGGCGAATTGCGCCGTGGCTGCCGCAAGCGCAAGGACGCTGCTGCGGTCGACGCCTGA
- a CDS encoding sirohydrochlorin chelatase — protein MNDTTLLLVGHGSRGREGNKETINFAAQWREQHPDWRIEVCFIEHAEVLLDAGLDRAAREAKRVVAIPFILNAAGHVKMELPHALEEARLRHPGVEFVVTRHLGMGREIFAVLQGQLDRLMKQLAVPDPMTTGVILLGRGSSDAGANGELAKMARWIFEDNDHELVDLAFTGVTWPRLETVVQRQVRLGMMQIAIVPVYLFTGVLIERIKEQVERLQRQYPQVSFALGTHFGFDKGIFELLDRKAGGDAEAGGMLECDGCKYREAAEAEHLHDHSHTAVHGEHHGCSHGHNHDTSHAHGCAHKHD, from the coding sequence ATTAACGACACCACCCTGCTTCTCGTCGGCCACGGTTCACGCGGCCGCGAAGGCAACAAGGAAACGATCAATTTCGCGGCGCAGTGGCGCGAACAGCACCCGGACTGGCGCATCGAGGTGTGTTTCATCGAGCACGCCGAGGTGCTACTCGATGCCGGCCTCGACCGCGCGGCGCGTGAAGCAAAACGCGTCGTGGCCATTCCCTTCATCCTCAACGCCGCCGGCCACGTCAAGATGGAACTGCCGCATGCGCTGGAAGAAGCCCGCCTGCGCCACCCCGGCGTCGAGTTTGTCGTCACCCGCCACCTCGGCATGGGGCGCGAGATTTTTGCCGTGCTGCAGGGCCAGCTCGACCGCCTGATGAAACAACTGGCAGTCCCCGACCCGATGACCACCGGCGTCATCCTGCTCGGACGCGGTTCGTCCGATGCCGGCGCCAATGGCGAACTGGCCAAGATGGCGCGCTGGATTTTCGAGGACAACGATCATGAACTGGTCGACCTGGCCTTCACCGGCGTGACCTGGCCGCGCCTGGAAACCGTCGTCCAGCGCCAGGTCAGGCTGGGCATGATGCAAATTGCCATTGTCCCGGTCTACCTGTTTACCGGCGTGCTGATCGAGCGCATCAAGGAACAAGTCGAGCGCCTGCAACGCCAGTATCCGCAAGTCAGCTTTGCGCTCGGCACCCATTTCGGCTTCGACAAGGGCATTTTCGAGCTGCTCGACCGCAAGGCAGGCGGCGATGCAGAAGCCGGCGGAATGCTCGAATGCGATGGCTGCAAGTACCGCGAAGCGGCCGAGGCAGAACATCTGCACGACCACAGCCACACGGCTGTCCATGGCGAACACCATGGCTGCAGTCACGGCCATAACCATGACACCAGCCATGCCCACGGCTGCGCCCACAAACACGATTGA
- a CDS encoding precorrin-8X methylmutase, whose product MNPNTATEQLTAAGRAIEHESFAVIDAEAGPHHYTDEQWPLVRRMIHANADFEFNGLTAFHPEAMRAGFEAVLKGNTPIVADVEMICVGLSKPRLAHFGLSTHHYISDEDVIAQAKAENSTRAVQAMRKAHKLGKLDGAIVGIGNAPTALIELVRLIREEGVRPALVVAMPVGFVSAAESKDLMMTVNDVPWVAIKGRKGGSTLVVAAIHAMLSLAEAKQNELAA is encoded by the coding sequence ATGAATCCCAATACCGCTACCGAACAACTGACCGCCGCCGGCCGCGCCATCGAGCACGAATCGTTTGCCGTGATCGATGCCGAAGCCGGCCCGCACCATTACACCGACGAACAATGGCCGCTGGTCCGCCGGATGATCCACGCCAATGCCGATTTCGAATTCAACGGCCTGACCGCTTTCCACCCGGAAGCCATGCGGGCCGGTTTTGAAGCCGTGCTCAAGGGCAATACGCCTATCGTCGCCGATGTCGAAATGATCTGCGTCGGCCTCTCCAAACCGCGCCTGGCCCACTTCGGCCTGAGCACGCACCACTACATTTCGGACGAAGACGTCATTGCGCAGGCCAAGGCCGAGAACAGCACCCGCGCCGTGCAGGCAATGCGCAAGGCACACAAGCTGGGCAAGCTGGATGGCGCGATTGTCGGCATCGGCAATGCGCCAACCGCACTGATCGAACTGGTCCGCCTGATTCGCGAAGAAGGCGTACGTCCGGCACTGGTCGTCGCCATGCCGGTCGGTTTCGTCTCCGCCGCCGAGTCGAAGGACCTGATGATGACGGTCAACGACGTGCCGTGGGTCGCCATCAAGGGGCGCAAAGGCGGCTCGACGCTGGTCGTTGCCGCCATCCACGCCATGCTCTCGCTGGCCGAAGCCAAGCAAAACGAACTGGCCGCCTGA
- the cbiE gene encoding precorrin-6y C5,15-methyltransferase (decarboxylating) subunit CbiE — protein sequence MTIKPLEHCTLLGMLDDGWAGLSDTARQRLATADVVIGAGRTLELVRPHLAAGVEIFDMGGKLGQVAGWILEAREQGKSSVALATGDPLCHGIASWLTGKLGRNGFEIMPAVSTLQLAFARFKTAWQDIRIATCHSADAGEWFVGATPEHGLYKLMRTIAQHPRVALFTGPENTPDRLARALITAGYGDQARLSVACRLLLDDEIIFTGLAAVDAAEMQFPQPNVVLVERTPDAAGPGFGLEDLEYIQRSPEKGLITKQEARALSLAKLRLKPDAIVWDIGAGSGSVGLECARLAPHGHVWAIEKNEGDAANARANAVRFRVGNYTLCEGKAPTLLDTWPDPDAVFIGGSGGELSELIKLILARLKPGGRLVMNFVTLENLATATASLKENGAAWDVVQLQASRSQPILDMHRMAAQNPVWIVTASKENT from the coding sequence ATGACCATCAAACCCCTTGAACACTGCACCCTGCTCGGCATGCTCGATGACGGCTGGGCCGGCCTTTCCGACACCGCCCGCCAGCGCCTGGCGACGGCCGATGTGGTGATCGGTGCCGGACGCACGCTTGAACTGGTCCGCCCCCATTTGGCCGCCGGCGTCGAGATTTTCGATATGGGCGGCAAGCTCGGCCAGGTCGCCGGCTGGATTCTGGAAGCGCGCGAGCAAGGCAAAAGCAGCGTCGCGCTGGCCACCGGCGATCCGCTCTGCCATGGCATCGCTTCGTGGCTGACCGGCAAGCTCGGCCGCAACGGCTTCGAGATCATGCCCGCCGTGTCCACCCTGCAACTGGCTTTCGCCCGCTTCAAGACAGCCTGGCAGGACATCCGGATTGCCACCTGCCACAGCGCCGATGCCGGCGAGTGGTTCGTCGGCGCCACGCCGGAACACGGTCTTTACAAACTGATGCGGACGATTGCGCAGCACCCGCGCGTCGCCTTGTTCACCGGCCCGGAAAACACGCCCGACCGCCTGGCCCGGGCGCTGATCACCGCCGGTTATGGTGACCAGGCGAGGCTTTCGGTCGCCTGTCGCCTGCTGCTCGACGATGAAATCATCTTCACCGGCCTTGCCGCGGTCGACGCCGCCGAAATGCAATTTCCGCAGCCCAATGTCGTGCTCGTCGAACGCACGCCGGACGCTGCCGGCCCCGGCTTCGGGCTGGAAGACCTCGAATACATCCAGCGTTCGCCGGAAAAGGGCCTGATCACCAAGCAGGAAGCGCGCGCCCTGTCGCTCGCCAAACTGCGCCTCAAACCCGACGCCATCGTCTGGGACATTGGCGCCGGTTCCGGCTCAGTCGGCCTCGAATGCGCCCGGCTGGCGCCGCACGGCCATGTCTGGGCGATCGAAAAAAACGAGGGCGATGCAGCCAACGCCCGCGCCAACGCCGTGCGTTTCCGGGTCGGCAACTACACGCTATGCGAAGGCAAGGCCCCGACCCTGCTCGACACCTGGCCCGACCCGGACGCCGTATTCATCGGCGGTTCGGGCGGCGAACTCAGTGAGTTGATCAAGCTCATCCTCGCCCGCCTGAAACCCGGCGGCCGGCTGGTGATGAACTTCGTGACGCTGGAAAACCTCGCCACCGCCACCGCATCGCTCAAGGAAAACGGCGCAGCCTGGGATGTCGTCCAGCTCCAGGCCAGCCGCTCGCAACCAATTCTCGACATGCACCGGATGGCGGCCCAGAACCCCGTCTGGATCGTCACCGCAAGCAAGGAAAACACATGA